CTTCCACGAAACCCATGTATTTGTGGTGGACTTGTTGAGAAGATTGAAAGCAATCCTTGGCGAGTATCGCCAAGCAAGTTATAAACCGAAGCCAAGCAGTATGGGCAGAAAGGAGGATACCACATGATAGGCAAGCTTAAGAAAGGCAGCTCATTTGGTGGTTGCATCCGCTATGTTACAGGCAAGGATGAGGCGAAAATCATCGCCTCGGATGGTGTGTTACTCGGCACGAATGCCGAGATAACGCAAAGTTTCGAGCTACAAAGGCAGCTAAACCCAAGGATTAAGAAGCCTGTGGGGCACATAGCTTTGAGCTTCAAGCCCGAGGATAAGCCACGTTTGACGGATGAGTTCATGGCTAAGATAGCCCTTGAATACATGCAGATGTTGGGCATCACCGATACCCAATTCATAATCGTGAGGCATCACAACACCGACAATCCACATTGTCATATCGTGTACAACCGCATCAATAACGATGGCAAGCTCATATCAGACAGGAATGATTACAGGCGTAATGAGCAAGTGACCAAGGCTCTTAAATCCAAGTATGGATTTACCTACGGAACGGACAAGAGCAATACTAATACTCGTAAGTTACGCAATGCTGAGCGAGCCAAATATGAGATTCACAATGCTGTAAAGAGCGCATTGAGAATGGCAGATAGTTGGGACGAGTTCAAAAGTGAACTTGCAAAGCGAGGTGTTCACTTAGAGTTTGTCTATAAGGATAAGGAGCGAACCAAGGTTCAAGGCATCCGTTTCTGCAAGGATGGATATAGCTTCAAGGGTACGCAGATTAGCCGAGACTATAGCTTTGGCAAACTGAATGCGAGATTAGAGGGAACGGAGAACCTTTTATCAGCAAGAGCCAAATCTGCTCAGCAATACGAGCAGGGCAATCACAAGAACAACCAGGAGCCATCTATATCGGAGAGCAGTCAAGACCCTTGGGACGGTATTTCTTCCATTGGACTTTTTGCTCCTGCCAACGCTCAGACCTTTGAGTCTTTCCCAGAGGATGAATCAGCCAAGAAGAAAAAGAAGAAACGCAGAAATGGCTTTAGCCTTTGATGCAAGTTACAAACCATTCAAACAACAAAAGAAATATGAAAGAAGAACTATTGGAAGCCATCTACGGCACAGTTGAGAGATTGGAGCAGAAAGTCGATGAACTTTCTGCTTCACCAAAGAATGCAGAGGCTGGAAGCATTCCTGTCCCTGTAAGTGTTGATACTAGCAAACTTGAAAAAGCTATCCTTGCTATGGCTGTAAAAGAAGGGGAGTCTATTG
The Segatella copri DNA segment above includes these coding regions:
- a CDS encoding relaxase/mobilization nuclease domain-containing protein, yielding MIGKLKKGSSFGGCIRYVTGKDEAKIIASDGVLLGTNAEITQSFELQRQLNPRIKKPVGHIALSFKPEDKPRLTDEFMAKIALEYMQMLGITDTQFIIVRHHNTDNPHCHIVYNRINNDGKLISDRNDYRRNEQVTKALKSKYGFTYGTDKSNTNTRKLRNAERAKYEIHNAVKSALRMADSWDEFKSELAKRGVHLEFVYKDKERTKVQGIRFCKDGYSFKGTQISRDYSFGKLNARLEGTENLLSARAKSAQQYEQGNHKNNQEPSISESSQDPWDGISSIGLFAPANAQTFESFPEDESAKKKKKKRRNGFSL